The Papaver somniferum cultivar HN1 chromosome 3, ASM357369v1, whole genome shotgun sequence genome includes a region encoding these proteins:
- the LOC113355869 gene encoding putative chloride channel-like protein CLC-g isoform X2, with amino-acid sequence MKWILCFLIGISVGLVGFFNNLAVENIAGMKFVITSNLMLARKFGGAFTVFALSNLGLTLFSSVITAYIAPAAAGSGIPEVKAYLNGVDAPGIFSPKTLVIKIIGSIAAVSASLQVGKAGPMVHTGACIAALLGQGGSKKYGMTWKWLRVFKNDRDRRDLVTCGSAAGIAAAFRAPVGGVLFALEEMASWWKSSLLWRTFFTTTVVAIVLRALIDVCNNGHCGLFGKGGLIMFDVTSASTAYHIADVPPVLVLAVIGGLLGGLYNYLLDKVLRVYSVINEKGVAYKILLACAISIITSCLLFGLPWFAPCRPCPADSYEACPTIGRSGNYKKYQCPPGHYNDLASLFFTTNDDAIKNLFSKDTDAEFYIFSILIFFVTCFFLSVISYGIVAPSGLFVPVIVTGASYGRFVGILLGSRSNLNHGLFAVLGSASLLGGSMRITVSTCVILLELTNNLLLLPLIMLVLLISKAVADGFNGNIYDIIMKLKGFPYLEAHAEPYMRQLTVNDVVTGPLQFFNGIEKVRNIVQVLKTTGHNGFPVIDEPPISMTPVLYGLVLRQYLIVLLKKKAFLPSPVPTGIHAFGQLCADDFGKRGSGKCDSIENIELTDEELEMFIDLHPFTNSSPYTVVETMSLGKALMIFREAGLRHMLVIPKTFGRLPVVGILTRHDFMPEHILGLHPFLFKSKWNRLRFRVSSLYKVFRSSPVNGVDLV; translated from the exons ATTGCACCTGCTGCAGCTGGTTCTGGTATACCAGAAGTAAAGGCTTACTTAAATGGTGTGGATGCCCCTGGAATCTTTTCTCCGAAAACACTGGTCATAAAA ATCATTGGTAGCATTGCTGCCGTGTCAGCTTCTCTTCAAGTTGGCAAGGCAGGACCCATGGTGCATACTGGTGCTTGTATAGCAGCATTACTGGGGCAGGGTGGATCTAAGAAATATGGGATGACATGGAAATGGTTACGGGTGTTCAAGAATGACAGAGACAGGCGTGATCTTGTGACTTGTGGATCAGCTGCAGGAATTGCTGCTGCTTTTCGTGCACCAGTTGGTGGTGTTCTTTTTGCTCTTGAAGAAATGGCATCATG GTGGAAGAGTTCTCTACTTTGGAGAACATTCTTCACAACGACTGTGGTTGCTATTGTACTCCGGGCTCTCATTGATGTTTGTAACAACGGCCACTGTGGGTTATTTGGTAAGGGTGGGCTGATAATGTTTGATGTGACCTCAGCAAGTACTGCTTATCACATTGCAGATGTACCTCCTGTGCTGGTTCTTGCAGTAATTGGAGGATTGTTGGGAGGTTTATACAATTATCTTTTGGATAAGGTCCTACGAGTATATAGTGTCATCAACGA AAAAGGAGTTGCATATAAAATACTTCTCGCTTGTGCGATCTCTATAATTACTTCATGTCTGCTATTTGGTCTACCATGGTTTGCACCTTGCCGACCTTGTCCAGCTGATTCATATGAAGCATGTCCAACTATTGGAAGGTCTGGTAACTACAAGAAGTATCAATGTCCACCCGGTCACTACAATGATCTGGCAAGCCTTTTCTTCACTACAAATGATGATGCCATCAAGAATCTTTTCAGCAAAGACACGGATGCTGAGTTCTACATTTTCTCGATCCTAATCTTCTTTGTTACCTGCTTTTTTCTAAGTGTCATCAGTTACGGGATTGTAGCTCCTTCAGGCCTATTTGTCCCTGTTATCGTAACAGGGGCTTCTTATGGACGTTTCGTTGGAATATTATTGGGTTCACGCTCTAACCTCAACCATGGCCTCTTTGCGGTACTAGGTTCTGCTTCTCTTCTCGGGGGATCTATGAGGATAACTGTGTCCACATGTGTTATCCTGTTGGAACTTACCAACAATCTGTTATTGCTTCCCCTGATAATGTTAGTTTTACTCATATCTAAAGCAGTGGCTGATGGTTTTAATGGCAATATTTATGACATTATCATGAAGTTGAAGGGGTTCCCCTACCTAGAAGCTCACGCAGAGCCATACATGAGGCAGCTAACAGTCAATGATGTTGTCACGGGTCCGCTTCAGTTCTTTAACGGTATTGAGAAGGTTAGGAATATCGTACAAGTCTTAAAAACCACGGGGCATAATGGATTTCCTGTGATTGATGAACCTCCAATCTCAATGACACCGGTGTTGTACGGTTTAGTCCTTAGGCAGTATCTTATTGTGttgttaaagaaaaaagctttcttGCCCAGTCCTGTACCCACAGGGATTCATGCCTTTGGGCAGTTGTGTGCAGATGATTTTGGCAAACGGGGATCAGGCAAATGTGACTCGATAGAAAATATAGAATTGACTGATGAAGAGCTGGAGATGTTTATAGACTTGCATCCATTTACAAACAGCTCTCCATATACTGTTGTGGAGACAATGTCATTAGGGAAAGCTCTAATGATATTCAGAGAGGCTGGTTTAAGACATATGTTGGTGATACCGAAGACCTTTGGT AGATTACCTGTTGTTGGTATATTAACAAGACACGATTTTATGCCTGAGCATATACTGGGGTTGCATCCTTTCCTCTTTAAGAGCAAGTGGAACAGATTACGATTTCGAGTTTCCAGTTTGTATAAAGTTTTCAGGTCATCCCCTGTAAATGGCGTGGATCTAGTTTAG